In Holophagales bacterium, one DNA window encodes the following:
- a CDS encoding thiamine pyrophosphate-binding protein, with translation MHGGERIVEVLERHGVRFLFTLCGGHISPILVAAKARGIRVVDTRHEATAVFAADAMARLTGVPGVAAVTAGPGVTNSITALKNAQLAQSPLVLLGGATATVLKGRGALQDIDQRALVEPHVKWYRAVRRVRDLADAVDEAFYRSREGVPGPVFVEAPVDLLYPEATVREWYGLKSGGRGGLVRRVEQAYLGWHLGRVFAPAGASTEFGEPAPTAPSPADVEAALRLLTRAQRPVVVVGSQAVLAAREAGRVAVDLTTLGAPTYLSGTARGLLGAESPVQVRHRRKEALREADVVLLCGVPADFRLDYGRQLGRATQVIAVNRHAGELRRNHRPRLALHADPALVLHELAARLPAGSEATWSTWLETLRARDREREGEIDRQAETGAPDGVHPLRLFRELDRLLEPESVLVADGGDFVATASYVVRPRGPLSWLDPGVFGTLGVGAGFALAAKLARPESEVWLLWGDGSAGYGLAELDTFVRHAVPVIALVGNDASWSQIARDQVTLLGDAVGTELARSTYERVAEGLGGKGLLLDKSVGVAGTLTTAKALARRGHPVLVNVHLARSDFRQGSISI, from the coding sequence ATGCACGGCGGAGAGCGCATCGTCGAGGTTCTCGAACGGCACGGCGTGCGCTTTCTCTTCACCCTCTGCGGCGGTCACATCTCGCCGATCCTGGTCGCCGCCAAGGCGCGGGGCATCCGCGTCGTCGACACGCGCCACGAGGCCACCGCGGTCTTCGCCGCCGACGCGATGGCGCGGCTCACCGGCGTGCCAGGAGTCGCCGCCGTCACCGCCGGCCCCGGGGTCACGAACTCGATTACCGCGCTGAAGAACGCCCAGCTCGCTCAGTCGCCCCTCGTCCTGCTCGGCGGTGCCACCGCCACTGTGCTCAAGGGGCGCGGGGCGCTGCAGGACATCGACCAGCGTGCGCTCGTCGAGCCCCACGTCAAGTGGTATCGCGCGGTACGACGGGTGCGGGACCTCGCCGACGCCGTCGACGAGGCGTTCTACCGTTCTCGCGAGGGAGTCCCGGGGCCGGTCTTCGTCGAAGCGCCGGTGGACCTGTTGTATCCCGAGGCCACCGTCCGCGAATGGTATGGCTTGAAGAGCGGAGGGCGAGGAGGGCTCGTTCGCCGGGTCGAACAGGCCTACCTCGGTTGGCACCTCGGTCGGGTCTTCGCGCCGGCGGGGGCTTCGACGGAGTTCGGCGAGCCCGCTCCGACGGCGCCCAGTCCGGCGGATGTCGAAGCCGCCCTGCGCCTGCTGACGCGTGCGCAGCGCCCGGTGGTCGTGGTCGGCAGCCAGGCGGTCCTGGCGGCGCGGGAAGCGGGGAGGGTGGCGGTCGACCTCACCACCCTGGGAGCTCCGACCTACCTTTCGGGCACCGCGCGCGGTCTGCTCGGCGCCGAGTCGCCGGTGCAAGTGCGCCACCGTCGCAAGGAGGCGTTGCGCGAAGCGGACGTCGTCCTGCTCTGCGGCGTGCCGGCGGACTTCCGACTCGACTACGGCCGTCAGCTCGGACGCGCGACGCAGGTGATCGCCGTCAACCGCCATGCCGGCGAGCTGCGTCGGAACCACCGCCCGCGCCTCGCCCTGCATGCCGATCCGGCGCTCGTCCTGCACGAGCTGGCCGCGCGCCTGCCGGCGGGCAGCGAAGCGACCTGGTCGACCTGGCTCGAGACGCTGCGCGCGCGCGATCGCGAACGCGAGGGCGAGATCGACCGCCAGGCGGAGACGGGGGCTCCCGACGGCGTCCACCCGCTGCGTCTCTTCCGTGAGCTCGACCGGCTTCTCGAACCGGAGAGCGTCCTGGTGGCTGACGGCGGCGACTTCGTCGCCACGGCCTCGTATGTCGTCCGGCCGCGCGGACCGCTCTCCTGGCTCGATCCCGGGGTCTTCGGCACGCTCGGGGTCGGCGCCGGGTTCGCCCTTGCCGCCAAGCTGGCGCGCCCCGAGTCGGAGGTCTGGCTGCTCTGGGGCGACGGTTCGGCGGGCTACGGCCTCGCCGAGCTCGACACCTTCGTCCGCCACGCGGTGCCGGTCATCGCCCTGGTGGGTAACGACGCCTCCTGGTCACAGATCGCCCGCGATCAGGTGACGCTCCTCGGCGATGCGGTCGGCACCGAGCTGGCGCGTTCGACCTACGAGCGGGTCGCCGAGGGTCTCGGCGGCAAGGGTCTGCTGCTCGACAAGAGCGTCGGTGTCGCCGGGACCCTGACCACCGCCAAGGCCCTGGCGCGGCGCGGTCATCCGGTCCTGGTCAATGTCCACCTGGCGCGGAGCGACTTCCGCCAGGGCTCGATCTCCATCTGA
- a CDS encoding M1 family metallopeptidase, with amino-acid sequence MSALALALPVLGDPLPERSARVVDYQIAVRLDAEKGTLDGRERIVWRNPSADAVPDLWFHLYLNAFASSESTFFRESGGKLRRSSASEEGWGWIDVTAIRLADGTDLLPHLTFERPDDGNSADRTVARVTLPRAVAAQGQVELEVEFAAKLPEVYARTGRHGDFFLVGQWFPKLGVYEPAGMRGRTQGGWNCHQFHAHSEFYADFGSYRVELTVPSRFVVGATGERQAREDHADGTTTYRYAQDDVHDFAWTADPRFVEIEDRFVAEREVPVAELAATAERLGRPIDEVRLGDVAIRLLLQPSHLPQADRHLRAAKLGLARFGLWYGRYPYRTLTIVDPPKGGDGAGGMEYPTFITAGTSFLLNRGPLEKVRMPEIVVVHEFAHQYWQGMVASNEFEESWLDEGFASYSEVRAMEAGYGAEASSGELFGLRVSGLDLQRVQNGPERRFDRIRTPSWGFSTSRNYSFNSYGRPALVLRTLAGILGEVTMARVMRTYHERWRFRHPSSDDFFAVAEEVAGRELKSYFGQVVDGPGILDDAVTQVTSEPIDSPRGRVERDGRLEMVTGKQARDLDDAAERAGQQRWRSRVELRRLGEVQLPVVVELTFRGVAPERRVWPPGERWARWEFERAEPLVSAQLDPDHLLPLDADWTNNARRVELSYGAALHWSARLVFWIQQVLVGLAL; translated from the coding sequence ATGTCGGCTCTCGCGCTGGCTCTCCCCGTTCTCGGCGATCCGCTTCCCGAGCGCTCGGCGCGCGTCGTCGACTACCAGATCGCGGTCCGGCTCGACGCCGAGAAGGGCACGCTCGACGGACGGGAGCGCATCGTCTGGAGAAACCCGTCCGCCGACGCCGTGCCGGATCTCTGGTTCCACCTCTATCTCAACGCCTTCGCGAGCTCCGAGAGCACCTTCTTTCGCGAGTCGGGAGGCAAGCTCCGGCGGTCGAGCGCCAGCGAGGAGGGTTGGGGGTGGATCGACGTCACCGCGATCCGGCTCGCGGACGGGACCGACCTGCTGCCGCACCTGACCTTCGAACGGCCGGACGACGGCAACTCGGCGGACCGGACCGTGGCGCGGGTGACTCTGCCGCGAGCGGTCGCGGCGCAGGGACAGGTCGAGCTCGAGGTGGAGTTCGCCGCCAAGCTCCCCGAGGTCTACGCTCGTACCGGCCGTCACGGGGACTTCTTCCTCGTCGGCCAGTGGTTCCCCAAGCTGGGGGTCTACGAGCCGGCCGGGATGCGCGGTCGGACGCAAGGGGGATGGAACTGTCATCAGTTCCACGCCCATTCCGAGTTCTACGCCGACTTCGGCAGCTATCGCGTCGAGCTCACCGTGCCGAGTCGCTTCGTCGTCGGGGCGACCGGCGAGCGGCAGGCGCGCGAGGACCACGCCGACGGGACGACCACCTACCGATACGCGCAGGACGATGTCCACGATTTCGCCTGGACCGCCGACCCGCGCTTCGTCGAGATCGAAGACCGGTTCGTCGCCGAGCGCGAGGTCCCTGTCGCCGAGCTCGCGGCGACCGCCGAGCGGCTGGGGCGTCCGATCGACGAGGTTCGGCTCGGCGACGTCGCGATCCGGCTCCTGCTTCAGCCGTCGCACCTGCCGCAGGCGGATCGCCATCTGCGCGCGGCGAAGCTGGGGCTCGCGCGGTTCGGTCTCTGGTACGGACGCTACCCCTATCGCACCCTGACGATCGTCGACCCGCCGAAGGGGGGTGACGGCGCCGGCGGCATGGAGTACCCGACCTTCATCACGGCCGGGACCTCTTTCCTGCTCAATCGCGGCCCGCTCGAAAAGGTGCGGATGCCCGAGATCGTCGTCGTCCACGAGTTCGCTCACCAGTACTGGCAGGGGATGGTGGCGAGCAACGAGTTCGAGGAGTCGTGGCTCGACGAGGGGTTCGCCTCCTACTCCGAGGTGCGGGCGATGGAGGCGGGCTACGGCGCGGAGGCCTCCTCCGGCGAGCTCTTCGGCCTGCGCGTCAGCGGTCTCGACCTGCAGCGGGTGCAGAACGGCCCGGAGCGGCGCTTCGACCGGATCCGCACGCCGTCCTGGGGCTTCTCGACCTCGCGCAACTACAGTTTCAACTCGTACGGTCGACCGGCCCTGGTCCTGCGGACGCTCGCGGGGATTCTCGGCGAGGTCACCATGGCGCGGGTGATGCGGACCTATCACGAGCGCTGGCGCTTCCGGCATCCGTCGAGCGACGATTTCTTCGCTGTGGCTGAGGAGGTCGCGGGCCGCGAGCTGAAGAGCTATTTCGGCCAGGTCGTCGACGGTCCCGGAATCCTGGACGACGCGGTCACGCAGGTGACGAGCGAACCGATCGATTCGCCGCGCGGTCGCGTCGAGCGCGATGGCCGACTCGAGATGGTCACCGGGAAGCAGGCGCGCGACCTCGACGACGCGGCCGAGCGCGCAGGGCAGCAGCGCTGGCGCAGCCGCGTCGAGCTGCGGCGGCTGGGCGAAGTCCAGCTGCCGGTCGTCGTCGAGCTGACCTTCCGCGGGGTCGCTCCGGAACGCCGGGTCTGGCCACCGGGCGAGCGTTGGGCGAGGTGGGAGTTCGAGCGCGCGGAGCCCCTCGTTTCGGCGCAGCTGGATCCCGATCATCTCCTGCCGCTCGACGCCGACTGGACCAACAACGCGCGTCGGGTCGAGCTGTCGTACGGGGCGGCGCTGCATTGGAGCGCACGCCTGGTGTTCTGGATCCAGCAGGTCCTCGTCGGTCTGGCGCTCTGA
- a CDS encoding DMT family transporter — protein MTERHGQATARAQIAAAALLFSTGGAAIKATALGAWQVAGIRSAIAFVFLVAVLPAARRGWTWATLLVGMAYGGTMVLFVTANKLTTAASSIFLQSAAPLYLLPLSPWLLREPIRRRDFAFLAALAGGMAMFFLGTEAPRQSAPNPLLGNWVAVASGATWALTIAGMRWMAKHGASGGGAASALAAGNLIAASVCLPMALPIGRFTAADAATLGYLGVVQIGLAYLFFSNGLKRLPALEVSLLVLLEPVLNPVWAWIFQGERPSAWAIGGGLTILTATAVRTLLHEDAAADPERPEPAI, from the coding sequence GTGACCGAGCGGCACGGCCAGGCGACGGCTCGCGCCCAGATCGCCGCCGCCGCCCTGCTCTTCTCTACCGGCGGCGCGGCGATCAAGGCCACCGCGCTCGGCGCCTGGCAGGTCGCCGGGATCCGCTCGGCGATCGCCTTCGTCTTTCTCGTCGCCGTCCTGCCGGCGGCGCGACGCGGCTGGACGTGGGCGACGCTGCTCGTCGGCATGGCCTACGGCGGCACGATGGTGCTCTTCGTCACCGCGAACAAGCTCACCACGGCGGCGAGCTCGATCTTCCTCCAGTCGGCCGCGCCGCTCTACCTGCTGCCGCTCTCGCCCTGGCTGCTGCGGGAGCCGATCCGACGGCGAGACTTCGCCTTCCTCGCCGCGCTCGCCGGCGGGATGGCGATGTTCTTTCTCGGCACCGAGGCGCCGCGTCAGAGCGCCCCGAACCCGCTGCTCGGCAACTGGGTCGCCGTCGCCTCGGGTGCAACCTGGGCCCTGACCATCGCCGGGATGCGCTGGATGGCGAAACACGGAGCGAGCGGCGGAGGGGCGGCTAGCGCCCTCGCGGCCGGCAACCTGATCGCCGCGAGCGTCTGCCTGCCGATGGCGCTACCGATCGGTCGCTTCACCGCCGCCGATGCCGCGACGCTCGGCTACCTCGGCGTCGTCCAGATCGGCCTCGCCTATCTCTTCTTCTCCAACGGGCTGAAGCGACTTCCGGCGCTCGAGGTTTCGTTGCTCGTGCTCCTCGAGCCGGTGCTCAACCCGGTCTGGGCCTGGATCTTCCAAGGGGAGCGACCCTCCGCCTGGGCGATCGGCGGTGGATTGACCATCTTGACCGCCACCGCCGTGCGCACGCTGCTGCACGAGGACGCCGCCGCCGATCCGGAGCGACCCGAGCCGGCGATCTGA
- a CDS encoding M28 family peptidase codes for MNPNPARRRLRVAAAVLAALALLTSPATAAAPAASTASTDAALPRILGFTAESSAAQRALEARLDASLVAADQRTWMEELAGQPHHVGSPGDARNAERLAALFRGWGYETAIEEFQVLFPTPKRLELEMVAPHPHRATLVEPAIPGDSSATRSAGALPLFNAYSIDGDVTGELVYVNQGLPEDYEELARRGIDVRGRIVLARYGGSWRGVKPKVAAEHGALACILYTDPRGDGYYQGDPYPQGGFRPPGGAQRGSVADMPIYSGDPLTPGVGATRDAVRLPLAEARVLTHIPVLPISAADAQPLLAALGGAVVPEGWRGALPLTYHFGPGPARVHLALAFDWRLTTIRDVIARLPGRELPDQWIVRGNHHDAWVFGATDPVSGLVAMLDEARAVAALARAGSPPRRTVIYAAWDGEEVGLLGSTEWAEAHADELARHAVAYLNTDSSTSGMLGAGGSATLTALVEGVAREVRDPRRAIPVADRLRAAALLGSDEEAKRAARAGHPVQLEPLGSGSDFTPFLQHLGIASLNLGFGGEDEYGQYHSAYDSVEHFHRFMDSDHAYGVAMAQVGGRLTLRLANADLLPFAPTAFAKSVAGFVDEVEALTVRMRREAEERQEALAAGLYEAAQSARVRRTPPPPLDAVPFLNFAPLDNAVTRLVASAEACEHALTTAEAVALPAASRREIDRILGGLEATLTSIDGLPDRPWYRNLLYAPGQYTGYGTKTLPAVREAIELRRWKEAEAEVPRLAAALERFAAALDQAAARARDQAAATTP; via the coding sequence ATGAATCCGAATCCAGCCCGTCGCCGCCTCAGAGTCGCCGCTGCGGTCCTCGCCGCGCTCGCCCTCCTCACGTCGCCCGCCACCGCCGCGGCACCGGCTGCATCCACAGCGTCAACGGACGCGGCGCTGCCGCGGATCCTCGGCTTCACGGCCGAGTCGTCGGCCGCCCAGCGCGCGCTCGAAGCGCGACTCGACGCGTCGCTCGTCGCCGCGGATCAACGCACCTGGATGGAAGAGCTCGCCGGGCAACCCCATCACGTCGGGTCGCCAGGGGACGCACGCAACGCCGAACGGCTCGCCGCGCTCTTCCGCGGTTGGGGCTACGAGACGGCGATCGAGGAGTTCCAGGTCCTGTTCCCGACACCGAAGCGGCTCGAGCTCGAGATGGTCGCACCGCACCCGCACCGTGCGACGCTCGTCGAGCCGGCGATCCCCGGCGACTCGTCGGCGACGCGGAGCGCCGGCGCTCTGCCGCTCTTCAACGCCTACTCGATCGACGGCGACGTGACCGGCGAGCTCGTCTACGTCAACCAGGGACTGCCCGAGGACTACGAAGAGCTGGCGCGGCGTGGTATCGACGTGCGCGGCCGGATCGTCCTGGCACGCTACGGCGGCTCCTGGCGTGGCGTCAAACCGAAGGTGGCCGCCGAGCACGGGGCGCTCGCCTGCATTCTCTACACCGACCCCCGGGGAGATGGGTACTACCAAGGCGATCCGTACCCGCAAGGGGGCTTCCGCCCACCAGGCGGGGCCCAGCGCGGCTCGGTCGCCGACATGCCGATCTACAGCGGCGATCCCCTGACGCCAGGGGTCGGTGCCACGCGTGACGCCGTGCGCCTGCCGCTCGCCGAGGCGCGCGTGCTCACCCACATCCCGGTGCTGCCGATCTCCGCTGCCGACGCCCAACCGCTGCTCGCCGCGCTCGGCGGCGCCGTCGTTCCGGAGGGCTGGCGCGGCGCTCTGCCCCTGACCTACCACTTCGGTCCAGGGCCGGCGCGCGTGCACCTTGCCCTGGCCTTCGACTGGCGACTGACGACGATCCGCGACGTGATCGCCCGCCTCCCGGGGCGTGAGCTTCCCGATCAGTGGATCGTGCGGGGCAACCATCACGATGCCTGGGTCTTCGGTGCCACCGACCCGGTGAGCGGCCTCGTCGCCATGCTCGACGAGGCACGCGCCGTCGCGGCACTGGCCCGCGCCGGCTCACCGCCACGCCGCACGGTGATCTACGCCGCCTGGGACGGCGAGGAGGTCGGTCTCCTCGGCTCGACCGAGTGGGCCGAAGCGCACGCCGACGAGCTCGCCCGGCATGCCGTCGCCTATCTCAACACCGACAGCTCCACGAGCGGCATGCTCGGCGCCGGCGGATCGGCGACGCTCACCGCACTGGTCGAAGGCGTGGCGCGCGAGGTCCGCGATCCGCGCCGGGCGATTCCGGTCGCCGACCGTCTGCGCGCGGCGGCACTGCTCGGCAGCGACGAGGAGGCCAAGCGCGCCGCGCGCGCCGGTCACCCGGTCCAGCTCGAGCCCCTCGGCTCCGGCTCGGATTTCACACCGTTCCTCCAGCATCTGGGGATCGCCTCGCTCAATCTCGGCTTCGGCGGCGAGGACGAGTATGGGCAGTACCACTCGGCCTACGACTCAGTCGAACACTTCCATCGCTTCATGGACAGCGACCATGCCTACGGCGTCGCGATGGCGCAGGTCGGCGGCCGACTGACGCTGCGCCTGGCCAACGCCGATCTCCTGCCGTTCGCGCCCACCGCGTTCGCCAAGTCGGTGGCGGGGTTCGTCGACGAGGTCGAGGCGCTCACCGTCCGGATGCGACGCGAAGCCGAGGAACGCCAGGAGGCGCTGGCCGCCGGACTCTACGAGGCGGCGCAGTCGGCGCGCGTCCGGCGTACGCCGCCGCCGCCGCTCGATGCCGTGCCGTTCCTCAACTTCGCGCCTCTCGACAATGCCGTCACGCGGCTCGTCGCGAGCGCGGAGGCCTGCGAGCACGCGCTGACGACGGCCGAGGCGGTCGCTCTGCCGGCGGCGAGCCGCCGCGAGATCGACCGCATCCTCGGCGGGCTCGAAGCGACGCTGACGTCGATCGACGGACTGCCGGATCGCCCCTGGTACCGCAATCTCCTCTACGCCCCGGGTCAGTACACCGGTTACGGAACCAAGACCCTCCCCGCGGTGCGCGAGGCGATCGAGCTGCGCCGCTGGAAGGAGGCCGAAGCCGAAGTGCCGCGGCTCGCCGCAGCGCTCGAACGCTTCGCTGCAGCGCTCGATCAGGCCGCCGCGCGAGCCCGCGATCAGGCGGCGGCGACGACGCCGTGA
- the cax gene encoding calcium/proton exchanger, giving the protein MSKRASLLKPSLDWLLVFVPVALALEHLQPAAHVPIFVAACLAIVPLAGWLGKATEHLAEKTGEGVGGLLNATFGNAAELIIALVALRQGMTEVVKASLTGSILGNILLVMGAACLAGGLRYKDLRFNAAGARMMSTMLTLAAISLVLPAVFHHLVHPSIQLERSLSVEIAVVLLVCYALSLLFSLHTHKQLFTGDAAAAAEVASPDHVSWPLSRSLGVLGVATALIAWISEVLVGSIEQAAHAFGMSSLFVGIIVVAVIGNAAEHSTAILVARKNRMDLALGIAIGSSIQIALFVAPVLVLASYFVAPAPMDLVFSPAEVLAIVLAVAISGQISSDGESHWLEGVQLLAVYLILGLVFYFLPDSATAAAAAAAP; this is encoded by the coding sequence ATGAGCAAACGAGCGAGCCTGTTGAAGCCCTCCCTCGACTGGCTGCTGGTCTTCGTGCCCGTGGCCCTCGCCCTCGAGCATCTGCAACCAGCCGCCCACGTGCCGATCTTCGTCGCCGCCTGCCTGGCCATCGTGCCGCTCGCCGGCTGGCTCGGCAAGGCCACCGAGCACCTCGCCGAGAAGACCGGCGAAGGCGTCGGCGGCCTGCTCAATGCCACCTTCGGCAACGCCGCCGAGCTCATCATCGCCCTCGTGGCCCTGCGTCAGGGGATGACCGAGGTCGTCAAGGCATCGCTCACCGGCTCGATCCTCGGCAACATCCTCCTGGTGATGGGCGCCGCCTGTCTCGCCGGCGGGCTGCGCTATAAGGACCTGCGATTCAACGCCGCCGGCGCGCGGATGATGTCGACGATGCTGACGCTCGCCGCCATCTCGCTCGTCCTGCCGGCGGTCTTTCACCATCTCGTCCACCCCTCGATCCAGCTCGAACGCAGCCTGAGCGTCGAGATCGCCGTCGTCCTCCTCGTCTGCTACGCCCTCTCGCTGCTCTTTTCGCTCCACACCCACAAGCAGCTCTTCACCGGCGACGCGGCCGCGGCGGCGGAGGTGGCGTCGCCCGATCACGTCTCCTGGCCCCTCAGCCGTTCGCTCGGCGTCCTCGGCGTCGCCACCGCGCTGATCGCCTGGATCTCGGAGGTGCTCGTCGGGTCGATCGAACAGGCGGCGCACGCCTTCGGCATGAGCAGCCTCTTCGTCGGCATCATCGTCGTGGCGGTCATCGGGAATGCCGCCGAGCATTCGACGGCGATTCTCGTCGCGCGCAAGAACCGGATGGACCTCGCCCTCGGCATCGCCATCGGCTCGAGCATCCAGATCGCCCTCTTCGTCGCGCCGGTCCTCGTCCTGGCGAGCTATTTCGTGGCGCCGGCGCCGATGGATCTGGTCTTCAGCCCGGCGGAGGTCCTGGCGATCGTCCTCGCCGTGGCGATCAGCGGGCAGATTTCGAGCGACGGGGAATCGCACTGGCTCGAGGGGGTGCAGCTCCTCGCCGTCTACCTGATCCTCGGCCTGGTCTTCTACTTCCTGCCCGACAGCGCGACGGCGGCGGCGGCCGCCGCCGCACCCTGA
- a CDS encoding pyridoxal-phosphate dependent enzyme — protein MIAPPAPALLAALRPTTIVAAPRLARRLGIDVRLASETFQHTGSFKFRAAYSVALGVPHPTIVTASSGNFGQALAAGCARAGKQAIVVMPESSARVKVDAVRAYGGEVVLVDTRVTSRAARVAEVAAAHPEAYVASAYDDDLVISGNSSLGEELSRLSEPFDTVLAPVGGGGLASGLLLGLRRGGHTASLWGAEPALANDAARSLAAGERVSNAGEPQTLADGARTPSLGGRNWEILREGLAGIVEVPEAAIAEGVRLLFADANLKAEPTGALGIGALLTSPQNFRGRRVVCVVSGGNVDADLYGRLLLHSDSGAS, from the coding sequence GTGATCGCTCCTCCGGCTCCAGCCCTCCTCGCCGCCCTTCGCCCCACTACGATCGTCGCCGCGCCGCGCCTCGCCAGGCGGCTCGGCATCGACGTGCGCCTCGCCAGCGAGACCTTCCAGCACACCGGCAGCTTCAAGTTCCGCGCCGCCTATTCCGTCGCGCTCGGGGTCCCGCACCCGACGATCGTCACCGCGTCCTCGGGCAACTTCGGTCAGGCGCTTGCCGCCGGCTGTGCCCGCGCCGGCAAGCAGGCGATCGTCGTCATGCCGGAGAGCTCGGCGCGGGTCAAGGTCGACGCGGTCCGCGCGTACGGCGGCGAGGTCGTCCTCGTCGACACCCGCGTGACGTCGCGCGCCGCGCGCGTGGCCGAGGTCGCCGCCGCCCACCCCGAGGCCTACGTCGCCAGCGCCTACGACGACGACCTGGTGATCTCCGGCAACTCCAGCCTGGGCGAAGAGCTGTCTCGGCTGAGCGAGCCGTTCGACACCGTTCTGGCCCCGGTCGGCGGGGGCGGCCTCGCCTCCGGCCTCCTCCTGGGCCTCCGCCGGGGTGGTCACACGGCGTCCCTCTGGGGCGCCGAGCCTGCCCTGGCCAACGACGCGGCGCGGTCGCTCGCGGCCGGCGAACGGGTGTCGAACGCCGGCGAGCCGCAGACGTTGGCCGACGGCGCGCGCACGCCGTCGCTCGGCGGTCGCAATTGGGAGATCCTCCGCGAGGGTCTCGCCGGCATCGTCGAGGTACCCGAGGCGGCGATCGCCGAGGGAGTGCGTCTGCTCTTCGCCGATGCCAACCTCAAGGCCGAGCCCACCGGCGCCCTGGGGATCGGCGCGCTGCTCACCTCACCCCAGAACTTCCGCGGCCGTCGCGTCGTCTGCGTCGTCTCCGGAGGCAACGTCGACGCGGATCTCTACGGCCGCCTTCTCCTCCACTCCGATTCGGGAGCCTCATGA
- a CDS encoding PilZ domain-containing protein yields MNEKRRHPRFVVEGVTGHMVLATRVEVVNISLGGVALVADRRLNLGATYGLRLERAERAIEIQGTVAWSTLSGVRRLDGGDSVPEYSAGLRFDGLITPEMEALLGFIDANRVLSEQRLTGLRFVIEAPDLALLESPESFRVRLVSRSGMLIETDQPLVPEQVYPLRIALPDGGLVRGSGRVASLAAPREGAGTGYEIGIEFVDLPAESERLLEAFIDSLATTTRG; encoded by the coding sequence ATGAACGAAAAGCGGCGCCATCCGCGCTTCGTGGTCGAGGGTGTCACCGGCCACATGGTGCTCGCCACCCGTGTCGAGGTCGTCAACATCAGTCTCGGCGGGGTGGCGCTCGTCGCCGATCGCCGCCTCAACCTTGGCGCGACTTACGGGCTCCGCCTCGAACGCGCCGAGCGGGCGATCGAGATCCAGGGCACGGTCGCCTGGTCGACGCTCTCCGGCGTCCGCCGCCTCGACGGGGGCGACTCGGTGCCCGAGTACTCGGCCGGGTTGCGGTTCGACGGCCTGATCACGCCGGAGATGGAGGCGTTGCTGGGCTTCATCGACGCCAACCGGGTGTTGAGCGAGCAGCGCTTGACCGGACTGCGCTTCGTCATCGAGGCGCCGGACCTCGCGCTGCTCGAGAGCCCGGAGAGCTTCCGCGTCCGCCTGGTGAGCCGGAGCGGCATGCTCATCGAGACCGATCAGCCGTTGGTCCCCGAACAGGTCTACCCGCTGCGCATCGCCCTTCCCGATGGTGGCCTGGTGCGCGGGTCGGGTCGGGTCGCCTCCCTCGCCGCACCACGGGAGGGGGCCGGCACCGGCTACGAGATCGGCATCGAGTTCGTCGACCTCCCGGCGGAGAGTGAGCGCCTGCTCGAGGCCTTCATCGACTCGCTCGCCACCACGACGCGAGGCTGA